In Aedes albopictus strain Foshan chromosome 3, AalbF5, whole genome shotgun sequence, the genomic window TTTCGTAATTTGCTATCACTGCACTTATGCTGTGGTCAATAACCTAATTTAATTTAATACTGttacttaattttttttattattatattttattaaagacactttaccaaataagttggcatttgTGCCCAAATGTTACTTAATGAAAACTAGACGAAGTACCAATGCAAGTCTTGTGTGCCGACCGCAACGGACCtaagacacatttgcaattattacaaaaggataaaggacactTTAATTCAAAGCATATAGTCTACTTGATCAGCGTTACGTGAGCTTCCAATGAATacaattactttaaaaatttgaATTACAGATGCGAAATAACTctaacttattgaacaccctatACACAACATGCCCGGAAGGCAGAGAGGCGCAAATCGCTATATCTTTGCTTCTACTGCTTAGATCACTATGAACATTTGATACAGCATCCTTAAGAACTCATACTGTAAGATAGAAGAATCAAAACAATGGACTAcctgctttgcgcgcagccacagttgatcagcaggagtaaatcaatttaatttggcgaaatgcatctaaacttaaattacttgaaatacaaaacttttcccgaaaaaatatttggtaggctaaatagtggtcaccattgtgcacaaccactattaaatattttttcgaataatgtattccattttgaagaatttgcctttagatggtattcgttatacaatatttttgcgatttacttttagcggtttttcgcgcatagaagctagcgccacattggtcgatgcggagagtaggaaaacagccgatgtagttaattcattgttttgggggtggctaaaatgtttgggataggcaactttttttgtctcaaaaaaagttcaacaagctgttacTTTTCACAGAGcgcatcaaaaattttcaaattttgactgtttcttCAAATAATATACAAATTATTGTCttaaaaatacagtttttcgagaacggttctagcttcgggaaagattaaccaatcgagcacaaatatgtaccaatgatgcacatacaggggatggccaaaatgtttgggataggcaacttttttctcccacaaaaaaaatcaacatgcagtaacttttcatagagtgcatcaaaaattctcaaattttgactgtttgtcaaactattatatgtgcaccattggtacaaatttgggctcgattgatcaatttttcgcgaagttataaccgttcgggtaaaacactattatttagacaactcatttttgagctgtcatatttcggaaaccagtgaaccgaattgaatgaattttttaacgttcatcaacaatatattgatactcaatacgacgttataaaatgtaatattttctcacgtaCAACTAAGTTATACCggcttgaaatttttacccatatagaggaaattaagtcaaatttacaataccacacaaaaattactaaatgtgttcttcctgcaatctaaataggctctaatatatctgattagagataactcgagaacagaagtggaaaatctttggatatcaacactaaaatttattgacattgatgtaaaaaaattacattttttcgagaaagatccaaaaagtgtcaatccatgatattttttttcaacgtttaaaaagtacctatgtttcaatagtttgtgaagcatttacatatcgttagtgtacgttcaaaatttcattgaaatcggttcactggtttccgagatatgacagcttaaaaatgagtggtctgaaaaatagtgttttacccgaacggttctaactttgcgaaaaattaatcaaccgagcccaaatttgtaccaatgatgcacatatgataggttgacaaacagtcaaaatttgagatttttgatgcactctatgaatagttatagcatgttgaacttttttgtgagagaaaaaaaagttgcatatcccaaacattttggccatcccctgtataattggttgacaaatagtcaaaatttgagcatttttatgCACGCTTGTTGAACTGTTTTTGTgagggaaaaaaagttgcctatcgcaCAGGTGCACACAGAACCGACCTTAAAATTGTTTAAAGTGGCTAATATTCACTCGAGAATTATAACCACTTAATTTGCATTATTTTGGAAGTTTACAGCGAAGCTTTCAGACGTTTAGACAAATTAACAGCAAAATTATTGTCAAAATAAAACGCAATCTAAAATTATACACTATTTTCTGCGCAGTTTTCAGGCACAGTTcttattaaaatattaaaatagtacatgtatacctcgatttagtggacatttcagtttttgaaatgtctataaaatcgaattttacataaaatcgaagcaaatttttttattcaaattttagtacatataaaatgtaccaaaactaataaaaactgcatgaaaatcgAGTTTGCGATAAAAGgttcggagtttttggcatatattagtaattctcgctaaataacgaataaactacTATCCCGCTATGTTGTTACcattgaaatcttttgtctccaaaactatgtattatgcgttgcgcgaaaatttgtacgcgcaagcgcccatacatctccgcctgtaagaaaaatcatttcggtgttttcggcgcagtattccttggccaattcgcgcacttattgtagaagacaccataacgattaaacataccagcggaggtctattagcgattttgcacctttttcgctctctattttcttgcaacgggtaatatgattgattgaaaagccaatattttgagcaatggacatacacaatagcGCTattcgcataaatgtcccaaaaaattaaaaaaaaaaaacagaaattcattcaaatttgacatttgaaaatgtctctgaggatttatttatcctggaatttctttacgcattgctttataaattcctcaagggatttcttcggaaatttaaaaattcgtgacaagcacttgatagagcatgGTTACTGGTTCGTGATGTATttaccgaacgatctttctgtatgagTAGTGCAGGCTTGTGCTACTATCTACtaaggtggttcaaaaaattgttttaactccaaaccgcttattcgattcataaccagatttaaagccttctcccaaattttgagctgacttggttgaaaattgagagtgcacaagcccttcaaagtgtgtacgggattttttttgcaattcttaGGTGTTAAATAAAATAAAGTGAACCCATAATTTTTAACTCTATTACGACGGCCTCCGAATAAAACTTGACAcctcaaatcatcatgttacagaatatttcagaaaatcttccagaagagtcacaaagaattatttaacgaaatttgacaagaattgcttcaccaattcctacatggtttttcacaaatcattttataaattgtttgagtaattcactcaaggattactttaaaaaaattctctagttatttattcataaatttctctaggcattcattcgttcggagaatcttttggagatttctttataaaatctaccgaaattttcttcagaaattcttgtaaaacatctttgctttttttttgtttgcggaAACTTGTCTGAATTTTGGCCAAAAaccccttcacggattccttcaaaaaatcttccatggattcatttagaaaatttcttcagagattttttttaaattccttttatCCTATATATTTCACAATTCCTTTTATTCTatatctttcaaagcatcttccaTGAGTTACTTGTAAAATTcctccatttaaaaaaaaacatgaatttgaatagaaattcctctatggattcttacaaaaatgcgttcagagattccttcagaaatatcatgttcagaaatttctcccgagatccctttaataaaacttttagCGATGCCTTTACAaactattttttagaaaatgtttcaagagttccttcaaaaatttgaactggaattactatggaaattcttccaaggatttcaccaaaaattccacagcaacttccaatttctacagaaattctactaatactagtgatttctctagaggttttttttttcagaatgagttgtgtatgttttttttgtaggaatttcttcagggatttcttcagaacatccttcagagattttcctttttttcgagactcttttagatttttttccgaaaaaccattcggaaattcctttaagcattctctcaaacgattccCCAAGTATTTATTTCAAAACATTCTCcaaggtttgctttagaaattgttccagggctTTTTTAATCTGAATGtttatcagaaaaaaatctgggatttctctagaaattcttccagggactctttgaaaaatgtgagatccattcgaaatatttttgcagggattcctgtagaatctactctgcgggttccttcagaaaatctcccatgactTTTGTTACAAATTCGActaataaatttctccagattttcctccagagatttctttacaaatgtcTCCagtactttgaaaaaacttccacagatatttcgataattctttcacacacttaaaacagaatgccgagatcggctgtgcgaatctcggttaaagttcatttgctgaaatctcagcTAAACGCTTGACGTATAATGTTTGATTCTAGCGGTatccatgggtgctgctatgaataaacttgactttttcCTGATGTCTCAGTTAAATTGAgatagccgagcgctcggctgtgcgaatctcgacaaaataatgaaaaatagccGAGCTCGACTGAGTGTGCAATGtgcatggacccttgctgaaatccatcctaggatacgtttaaaaaatctttcacgagttcctgaaaaaatctttggaaactgctcatagatttacttctgcagagattcctgcagaaattgacacagagatttcatctgaaattccgcctctatatattttataaaaaaatcctccaggatttccttcaagcgtacctctaagaattcatctatgggtttctcaaggaattcaatataaaaatgaagatttttatttggggatttctccaggattttttttaaatatctcaagaggttttgttaggtattccaccaggagtttccaaatattctttccgaaacttctttagaaaatccataTATGAATACTAGACATATTTTTCagagaaattattttaagaatttatttataGCTAACTGTCCATGTAAACGACGTTTTGTTTGCCTACTATGTTTCTTGACATTCAGTTCTGGAAGAAAATGGCCCACAAAGTGGAATTTTAAATTTTCTCGGTTCAGTTGCTTTTCCGGTTGATTTATGCAATTATTTGTGTGTTATaacagtgaaagaattatgctgatctgttgacccgttcccgagcctattcgtgacatacaaccaccatttcatttttatttatatagatttctttagatttttttaattccttctgaaatttcttcagcaatactttcggaaatagctTCAATAttacaagaattacttcaggactttcggcagggatttcttcaaaagttgttccgtggatttttttagaagctGTTTaagcagttccttcaagaattgctcaagcggtttctaagattcctccaggaattcatacatgaTAATGTACACGTGAAGGGACGCAGGAATCGggaaaccttgactaactagctctgattctaacatgacagcactggaaataagttatcacacatcttgtcagtaatcagcTGAAGATTACAATGCCCTTTGACGCTACAAATTTTGGAAGTCAATCAGCAGGcgtctaccaaaaatatcaggaatataataCGATTCTCGGTGAGAAAGTcataagaaatgttgaaaaaagtttgttagaaaaTTTAGAGCGAAAGTCTGGCGAATGAGCAGTTTGCAGGCATCcgcaaaaaatgttgtcattgctaagggatctgtaaaaaatatcgccAAAAAATTACCCCATATACACTGGTCATCGATATCATCGACAAAGCCAgggatatttatttaaaaaaaataataaagtcaGAAAGGGAAGCATGAGATTACGGTAAATATATAGAACTAAATAAGTATGccatgaggtatgctttggcgcaAATATGCTCCATACAATAAttaattgatatgaagtgctccgcgtgtcaaaaggctgaaaacccctgcattataagccatcatgatacaaactgcaagttttaaactgatagtatattaaaaaaatccattaaaaaaatgtacataaaatcgaggtaaaatgtacataaaatcgaagtacataaaatcgagggatataatcgagggtccactaaatcgaggtatgcctgtaataactttttggtgaaaaaatattataatttattAATAATGGTATGAACTCGACTGAAGAAGCTCATCAATTCCCCATGACATCATTATATCACCAACACTAGAGTAGAAATACTATTGGAAAACCTACAAGGAGAGCTTGTACTTCTCTTATAGCGGACAGTCATAAGCATAAAGCTCGCACAATAAATACAGAGCTCTGACAGAAGGTACGAGCCAGTGCATCAAAACTGCCAGTGAATTAACGCGATTTTGTTCGTAAAAATCACACAAAaatcgcatagtttttgttttaGTAATTGTGATAGTGGTAATTCAACGTATTCTCAACGGAGTATAAATAAACTAATTGTAAGTATAAATAACAGCGGCGTGCTCGTTAGTACATGCCTTAAAATAGATCAATCAGATTCCGGGAAATCATCATTAAAATTTGAATGCTATTAAACACATACTGAGTTTTGGAAATCGATCGTTGGCGAATAAAACTTATGTTGACTTTCATTTTGCCAAACAAAATTTATGGGATATCATTTCTGCAGAATACAGGATATAAAAATGCATTATGCAACTATTATGCACCATATAGCTTATTACAAGTAGGCCACGAGCTTCTAATGTttacaaatttgaaaatgtttacaaaaatataacatgtgtgaaatttcaaaaagtatgtgcttgaaattttttttaactatttcgaTTCACTTTTAGGACACAATATGTCGCAAATCGATATTGACAAACCGTTATGGGACCTGAAGACATTTACCGGGCGGTTTATGCATTTTCTCTGGGTGACGGATCCCAGAACATGCTTTACTCCCGAAGAAGAGTTGCATAAAGCCAAGGAATTAGTTTTGAAAGTCCGGTAAGCATATATACAATTTAGAAACTGAAAGCAGAGCAACTTGAAACGCAGCGAAAACTATTTTCCAGAAAGGATCAACTCGCACCACCAAATGTGTCGATGGAAGAAATTCATCGTGCTAAAAAGCTCTATGAAAGTGCATTCCATCCTGACAGCGGCGAGTTGCAGAACATTTTCGGGCGCATGAGTTTCCAAATGCCCGGTGGAATGGCCATAACTGGCGCCATGTTGCAGTTCTACAGGTAACGATAGTTGTAAACGTCGATTCAAAAACCTGGCATTAACCGTAGTTTATTATTTATCTCTTCAGAACTAATACAGCCGTTATCTTCTGGCAATGggtcaatcaatctttcaatgcattAGTAAACTACACTAACCGAAACGCAAATTCGTCCTTAACAACTACACAACTGGTAGTATCTTATGTTTCAGCAACGAGCTCGGCTCTGGTCGCAGCCGTTGGGTATAAAGGTTACCTAACGAGAACGGCTAGCCCGTTCTTCCAGCGTTACGTTCCATTCGTAGCCGTGGCCGTGGCAAATTGCATCAATATTCCACTCATGCGGCAGAACGAACTTATTTACGGAATTGACATACAGGATGAGAACGGTAACAACGTGGGAAAGAGCAGAGTGGCGGCAGCTAAGGGAATAAGTCAGGTAAGTAATGTTTATGCCTTGTGTGAAATGTTTTCGAATACAGTTCAAAGTACAAAAGATTTCATGATAACGCTCGACTGCTATTCAAATAATAATGAATAGGAAGTTATGTGATGCATCGATGGTTGATAGATCCAGTCTAGCTACAATAGGCGCAACCCTCTGAATTGCTGTACGGAAATTGTAGGTATCTCTTAATGTTTGCCCTAATGGCTATAAATCCACAAATATGTAGTCAGAAAGGGTTTTATACACAATATAAgccaatttttttttgcgaaataacttaAGACTGGTTAAGAATCATTCGTTTTATGTTGAGATAACATAGTAGATTGATGTACATGTATAAAGCATCAGGCTGCAGGCTCGGATCCAACCTAGCGGGCTGCTACCACGACAACGGCATATCAGGGAGCCTCCTGCTAGAAGGATGAAATTCCGAACCCTGAGACCACCTTTTGCTTGCGACTGACCTAGCCAATCCTCGAATTCACCTTCTCTGTAGTTCCAGGACAATATGGGCAATAGCCGAGGAAACGGTGCTCCAGCCGAGACAATCTCTGCACAATAGGCTGCGGCTAATTTtttaaaagttgttgaaacctggaattcgtaagctatTAAGATAGCATCTACGGTCAAATTTTTCATTCAGAAGCCGAACTGGTGTCAGTCAacagtctgttgaggatgatcttctcgagcaccttccccgccgtatcGAACAAGTATATTCTGTGTATCTTGTGTGATATTAATCACCGGGTGCTTGCC contains:
- the LOC109406742 gene encoding sideroflexin-2 — its product is MSQIDIDKPLWDLKTFTGRFMHFLWVTDPRTCFTPEEELHKAKELVLKVRKDQLAPPNVSMEEIHRAKKLYESAFHPDSGELQNIFGRMSFQMPGGMAITGAMLQFYRTNTAVIFWQWVNQSFNALVNYTNRNANSSLTTTQLVVSYVSATSSALVAAVGYKGYLTRTASPFFQRYVPFVAVAVANCINIPLMRQNELIYGIDIQDENGNNVGKSRVAAAKGISQVIFSRIAMCAPGMLILPVIMEKLETYKSFKRLSFLHAPFQVMVVGCFLTVMVPTACALFPQTASLNTNVMRIMEPEFYEQMKKSGNVPEKVYFNKGL